The sequence GTCGTCAGGCTGTGACAAATCCAACCAATACAATTTTCGCCGTTAAGCGTCTGATTGGACGTAAGGGCTCGAGCAAGGAAGTCGAGAAGGCTAAGGCGGTGTTGCCTTACGAAATTCAAACACTCGACAATGGCGATGCTTGCGTTGTGTTGCGTGGTGAGAAGAAAAGCCCGCAGGAAATTTCTGCTTACATTTTGCAAAAAATGAAACAAACTGCTGAAGATTACCTCGGCGAGAAGGTAAGCCAAGCTGTGATTACAGTTCCGGCTTATTTTGATGATGCTCAGCGTCAAGCCACAAAGGATGCCGGCCGTATCGCTGGTCTTGAAGTATTACGTATCATAAACGAACCAACTGCCGCTGCACTTGCTTATGGTGTAGATAAGAAGGGTGACAAGCGCATCGCAGTTTTTGACCTTGGTGGTGGAACATTCGATATTTCAATCCTTGAACTTGGGGAAGGCGTATTTGAAGTTAAGTCTACTAACGGTGACACTTTCTTAGGCGGTGAAGATTTCGATATTAATATCGTTAATTTTCTTGCTGATGAATTCAAAAAAGACCAAGCGATTGATTTACGTAAAGACACCATGGCTTTGCAGCGTCTGAAAGAAGCCGCTGAAAAAGCTAAACACGAGCTTTCGACTTCAATGGAAACAGATGTAAATCTCCCATTTATTACTGCCGATGCCTCTGGTCCAAAGCACTTAAATATTAAGTTAACACGTGCCAAGCTGGAAGCACTTTGCGACGATCTCTTGAGTCGCCTCGATCAGCCTTGCCGCACGGCCTTAAGTGACGCGGGTTATTCTGCTAAAGACATTGACGATGTGATTCTTGTCGGTGGAATGACGCGCATGCCTGCAGTGCAAGAACGCGTGCAGAAAATTTTTGGCAAATCGCCAAGTAAGAATATTAACCCGGATGAAGCTGTTGCAATTGGCGCGGCGATTCAAGCTGGCGTGCTTAAGGGCGATGTTAAGGACGTGCTACTACTTGACGTGACGCCATTAAGTCTTGGGATTGAAACCCAAGGCGGCATCATGACTAAGTTGATTGATAAGAATACAACTATTCCTACTAAGAAAAGCCAGGTTTTTTCCACGGCAACTGATAGCCAGCCAGCTGTAAGTATTCACGTGCTACAAGGTGAGCGTGAAATGGCGTCAAATAACAAAACGCTTGGTCGTTTTGAGCTTGTCGGTATTCCACTTGCACCGCGCGGTGTGCCGCAAATCGAAGTTACCTTTGATATTGACGCAAACGGCATTGTGCATGTTTCGGCTAAAGACCTGGGCACAGGTAAAGAGCAGTCAATTAAGATCACTGCCAGCTCAGGACTTTCTGAGGAAGAAATCAAAAAGATGGTGCGCGATGCTGAAGAGCATGCAGCTGAAGACAAGGAGCGCAAGCTGCTTGTTGAAGCGCGTAACCAGCTTGATGGTTTAATTTACTCAACCGAAAAATCCTTGAATGAGCATGGTAGTGCCCTTGAAGCTGCCGATAAAACTCAATTGGAAACTGCCCTTGAAGATGCAAAACGCACGCTTAAGGATTCGCAGAGTCCAAGTGAAATTCAGTCTGCAACTGAGCGCTTAACACAAGTTGCCCATAAGCTTGCCGAGCAAATGTATAAAGCTGCAGCTCAAGCCCAAGCCGGACAGGCTGGCGCTACTCAAGACGGAGCAGCAGAACAGACCTCAACTTCAAGTTCGTCAACAGGCGCTAGTGGCGACGATGTAGTTGATGCTGATTACGAAGAGGTTAAGTAGCAATGCTTTGATTGCAAGCCTCGTGCTTGTAGAATTTGCGCAGCAATCTAGTTTCCAAGTTAAACGCTTGATTTTTTAGATTGCTGCAGTTGCCTCAGGGGCTGGAATCCTCAAAGATCAAATATGTCAAAACGTGATTATTATGAAATTTTAGGCGTAGCGCGCAGTGCTTCTGCTGATGAAATTAAGAAAGCCTATCGTCAAGCTGCGTTGAAATTTCATCCCGACCGTAATCCCGGCAATAAGGAAGCTGAAGCTAAATTTAAAGAGGCATCGGAAGCCTATAGCGTGCTTTCTGATGCGGACAATCGCCGCAAGTATGATCAGTTCGGACATGCAGCTTTTGGTAGTGGTGCCGGCGGGGGCTTCCAAGGCGATTTCAGTCATTTTGCCGAAGACATTTTTGGCGATTTATTCGGAGCTTTTTTTGGAACAAGTGGGGGTTCGCGCACACAGAGTCGAGTGAAGCGCGGTAGGGACTTACAGTTCTCGCTTGAAATCACGCTTGAAGAATCTGCAACTGGCATAGAAAAACAAATTTCCTATGCACGCCCCGCGCCGTGTGAAACTTGCGAAGGCAGTGGCGCCAAAAAGGGAACAAGCGCAGAGACCTGTAAGCAGTGCGGTGGCGCAGGCCAAATCCGCATGCAACAAGGATTCTTTGCGATCTCTCGTCCTTGTGCAGTGTGTCGCGGTGAAGGAAAAGTTGTCGCCAATCCCTGCGCTGACTGTAATGGGGCAGGCCAAAAAACCAAGAAAGTTAAGCTCAACGTCAAAGTCCCAGCAGGGATTGATGATGGTCAGCGTTTAAAACTTCAAGGCGAAGGTGAAATGCTAGGTAAGGGTGCTGTCAATGGTGACCTTTACGTCGTGGTGCAAATTAAAGACCATAAATTTTTTGAGCGCCGCGAATCAGAAATTTATTGTGAAGTTCCAATTAGCTACACTCAGGCTGTTTTAGGTGGTGAGGTTGAAGTTCCGACATTGCATGGTAAGGTGTCGCTGAAAATTCCATCTGGCACTCAATCCGGAAAAGTATTTAGAATCCGTGGAAAGGGCGTTCCAGATATTCAAAGCGGAAAAGTAGGGGATCAGCATGTTCGGATTTATGTTGCAGTGCCAAAGTCAGTTGCCGGAGAAGAACGAAAAATTATTGAACAGCTTGCAAAGGTCGAAGGCAAACCTCTGCCGGCCGAGGGGAAGTCGTTTTTCAACAAAGTGCGCGATCTCTTCGACTAGCAGGTCTAATTTTGGGCAAATACTTCGTTGTGAAAAATTTTTTCGGAACCTCGTTTATCGTTACATAAAGTCGGTTCCTAAAAAATTTTCACGCCTCGCCTTTGCCTCAAAATTAGACCTGCTAAGAGTTAGTAACCTTGAGCCAATGACCCGAGCGATCTCGTTCAGGAA comes from bacterium and encodes:
- the dnaK gene encoding molecular chaperone DnaK; translation: MSKVIGIDLGTTNSCVAVMEGKDAVVIANSEGGRTTPSVVAVNESGERLVGQIARRQAVTNPTNTIFAVKRLIGRKGSSKEVEKAKAVLPYEIQTLDNGDACVVLRGEKKSPQEISAYILQKMKQTAEDYLGEKVSQAVITVPAYFDDAQRQATKDAGRIAGLEVLRIINEPTAAALAYGVDKKGDKRIAVFDLGGGTFDISILELGEGVFEVKSTNGDTFLGGEDFDINIVNFLADEFKKDQAIDLRKDTMALQRLKEAAEKAKHELSTSMETDVNLPFITADASGPKHLNIKLTRAKLEALCDDLLSRLDQPCRTALSDAGYSAKDIDDVILVGGMTRMPAVQERVQKIFGKSPSKNINPDEAVAIGAAIQAGVLKGDVKDVLLLDVTPLSLGIETQGGIMTKLIDKNTTIPTKKSQVFSTATDSQPAVSIHVLQGEREMASNNKTLGRFELVGIPLAPRGVPQIEVTFDIDANGIVHVSAKDLGTGKEQSIKITASSGLSEEEIKKMVRDAEEHAAEDKERKLLVEARNQLDGLIYSTEKSLNEHGSALEAADKTQLETALEDAKRTLKDSQSPSEIQSATERLTQVAHKLAEQMYKAAAQAQAGQAGATQDGAAEQTSTSSSSTGASGDDVVDADYEEVK
- the dnaJ gene encoding molecular chaperone DnaJ, whose product is MSKRDYYEILGVARSASADEIKKAYRQAALKFHPDRNPGNKEAEAKFKEASEAYSVLSDADNRRKYDQFGHAAFGSGAGGGFQGDFSHFAEDIFGDLFGAFFGTSGGSRTQSRVKRGRDLQFSLEITLEESATGIEKQISYARPAPCETCEGSGAKKGTSAETCKQCGGAGQIRMQQGFFAISRPCAVCRGEGKVVANPCADCNGAGQKTKKVKLNVKVPAGIDDGQRLKLQGEGEMLGKGAVNGDLYVVVQIKDHKFFERRESEIYCEVPISYTQAVLGGEVEVPTLHGKVSLKIPSGTQSGKVFRIRGKGVPDIQSGKVGDQHVRIYVAVPKSVAGEERKIIEQLAKVEGKPLPAEGKSFFNKVRDLFD